A genome region from Sphingobium sp. CR2-8 includes the following:
- the cobS gene encoding cobaltochelatase subunit CobS, with product MTDISNVQPDTRAETLLEAPDREVDARDIFGIDVDMKIPAFSQADERVPDLDPAYVFDPDTTLAILAGFAYNRRVMVQGYHGTGKSSHIEQIAARLKWPCIRINLDAHISRIDLVGRDAIVLQDGQQVTQFKEGLLPWALQRPVALVFDEYDAGRPDVMFVIQRVLETDGKMTLLDQNRVIRPNPHFRLFATANTVGLGDTTGLYHGTQQINQGQMDRWNLVVALNYLPAATEAQVVLAKSGEYDHEGGRKEVENMIKVAELTRQGFINGDISTVMSPRTVISWAQNALIFKNVGFAFRLSFLNKCDEAERALVAEYYQRVFGKDLPESVASRAN from the coding sequence ATGACTGATATTTCCAACGTGCAGCCCGACACCCGCGCCGAAACGCTGCTGGAAGCGCCCGACCGCGAAGTGGATGCGCGCGACATTTTCGGCATCGACGTCGATATGAAGATCCCGGCGTTCAGCCAGGCCGACGAGCGCGTGCCCGACCTCGACCCCGCCTATGTGTTCGATCCCGACACCACGCTGGCGATCCTGGCGGGCTTTGCGTACAACCGCCGCGTCATGGTGCAGGGCTATCATGGCACCGGCAAGTCGAGCCATATCGAACAGATCGCCGCGCGCCTGAAATGGCCGTGCATCCGCATCAACCTGGACGCGCATATCAGCCGTATCGACCTGGTCGGGCGCGACGCGATTGTGTTGCAGGACGGGCAGCAGGTGACGCAGTTCAAGGAAGGCCTGCTCCCCTGGGCGTTACAGCGGCCTGTCGCGCTGGTGTTCGATGAATATGACGCCGGTCGCCCCGACGTGATGTTCGTGATCCAGCGCGTGCTGGAGACGGACGGGAAGATGACCCTGCTCGACCAGAATCGCGTGATCCGCCCCAACCCGCATTTCCGCCTGTTCGCGACCGCCAATACGGTGGGTCTGGGCGACACGACGGGCCTGTATCACGGCACGCAGCAGATCAACCAGGGACAGATGGACCGGTGGAATCTGGTGGTGGCGCTGAATTACCTGCCCGCCGCGACCGAGGCGCAGGTGGTGCTGGCCAAGTCGGGCGAATATGATCATGAAGGCGGCCGCAAGGAAGTCGAGAATATGATCAAGGTCGCCGAGCTGACGCGGCAGGGCTTCATCAACGGCGATATTTCGACCGTCATGTCGCCCCGCACCGTCATCAGCTGGGCGCAGAATGCGTTGATCTTCAAGAATGTCGGCTTCGCCTTCCGCCTGTCCTTCCTCAACAAATGCGACGAGGCCGAACGGGCGCTGGTCGCCGAATATTATCAGCGCGTGTTCGGCAAGGACTTGCCCGAAAGCGTGGCGAGCCGGGCGAACTGA
- a CDS encoding OsmC family protein, giving the protein MIVVERIDPAGGTAHRISIRGHEIVADMSAPDGHDAGADPHDLYDAALGACKAMTMLWYAQRNAIPVEDIHVGVVRDASQERKGIYKLTTRIAVTGPMTDEQHDRLIAVAAKCPIHKLMSEVETQIETIAVPRTGEPERP; this is encoded by the coding sequence ATGATCGTCGTCGAACGGATCGACCCAGCAGGCGGCACGGCGCACCGGATCAGCATTCGGGGGCATGAGATCGTCGCGGACATGTCTGCGCCCGACGGCCATGACGCCGGGGCGGACCCGCATGACCTCTATGACGCGGCGCTTGGGGCCTGCAAGGCGATGACCATGCTCTGGTATGCGCAGCGCAACGCTATTCCGGTGGAGGACATCCATGTCGGCGTGGTTCGCGATGCGAGCCAGGAGCGCAAGGGCATCTACAAGCTGACGACGCGCATCGCAGTGACGGGACCGATGACCGACGAGCAGCATGACAGGCTGATCGCCGTCGCCGCCAAATGCCCGATCCACAAGTTGATGAGCGAAGTCGAAACGCAGATCGAGACGATCGCCGTGCCCCGTACGGGCGAACCGGAGCGCCCATGA
- a CDS encoding tyrosine-protein phosphatase produces the protein MTAITLDRTTWPLDSAFNLRDFGGQVTTDGRRVRRGVLYRSGTMALLSEDAAAHMRSLGIRAICDFRREKERVAEPTSWHGADTAYICRDYEETSGILSALIHSPAVTAAEMRDAIIAVYRTIAANHAESYRMMFAQIIAGRVPILINCAAGKDRTGVGAMLILAAIGVPHASIVEDYLLTNSQADWDRLLARDDSPLARARRDMGDAIAPLLRADTAYLDSLMAELNASYGGIEGYLEQALGVDASARAVLREALLES, from the coding sequence ATGACAGCCATAACACTGGATCGCACGACATGGCCGCTGGACAGCGCGTTCAACCTGCGCGACTTCGGCGGTCAGGTTACGACCGACGGCCGCAGGGTGCGGCGGGGGGTGCTGTACCGGTCGGGCACGATGGCGCTGCTGAGCGAGGACGCCGCCGCCCATATGCGCTCGCTTGGCATCCGGGCGATCTGCGATTTTCGGCGGGAAAAGGAACGGGTCGCCGAACCGACATCCTGGCATGGCGCGGATACCGCCTATATCTGCCGCGACTATGAAGAGACGAGTGGTATCCTGAGCGCGCTCATTCATAGCCCGGCGGTGACGGCGGCGGAAATGCGCGACGCCATCATCGCCGTCTATCGCACCATAGCGGCGAACCACGCCGAATCCTATCGTATGATGTTCGCGCAGATCATTGCGGGGCGGGTGCCGATCCTGATCAACTGCGCGGCGGGCAAGGACCGCACCGGCGTCGGGGCCATGTTGATCCTGGCCGCGATCGGCGTGCCCCATGCGTCGATCGTGGAGGATTATCTGCTGACCAACAGCCAGGCCGACTGGGATCGGCTGCTGGCGCGGGACGACAGTCCCCTGGCGCGCGCGCGGCGCGACATGGGAGACGCCATCGCCCCGTTGCTGCGCGCCGATACGGCCTATCTCGACAGCCTGATGGCCGAACTGAACGCCAGCTATGGCGGGATCGAGGGCTATTTGGAACAGGCACTGGGCGTCGATGCATCAGCGCGCGCGGTCCTGCGCGAGGCGTTGCTGGAATCATGA
- the cobT gene encoding cobaltochelatase subunit CobT produces MTDRSPLDAFKDVLSGVARAVTRDAEVEVGFTADTPHLAGKAIKVPTPSRALPADQVALARGFADSSALKLRHHNPRIHASSAPGEAVARAVFDAVEQARIEAIGSRAMEGVRANLNHALDLRLKSDAIRRARSADEVPLSTALALKVRERLTGQAIPKDVAAGVAMVDQWIEDKAGSDLDALAMAIDDQRAFQRLTTAMLEHLQLIDADVPPDTDEPESQDEGEDEEEQQDEGDSGEDESGDSDMNAEARAEDQGGDTEEGDTDYSDEFDADSDEGADDMGEEGMMPVRPNRPMSDLPPGFDYKAYTLKYDEVVSPEELCDEDELVRLRGFLDQQLVSLQGAVTKLANRLQRRLMAQQSRSWDFDQEEGMLDAARLARIVIDPTHSLSYKIERDTEFRDTVVTLLIDNSGSMRGRPISIAAISADIMARTLERCGVKTEILGFTTRAWKGGQSREEWLAAGRPPMPGRLNDLRHIVYKKADDPWRRARKNLGLMMREGLLKENIDGEALLWAHSRLIARQEERRILMVISDGAPVDDSTLSVNSGTYLERHLRQVIDWIENKSPVQLVAIGIGHDVTRYYRRAVTIMDAEQLGGTMVEQLAGLFDED; encoded by the coding sequence ATGACCGACCGTTCCCCTCTCGACGCCTTCAAGGATGTGCTGTCCGGCGTGGCGCGCGCGGTCACGCGCGATGCGGAGGTGGAGGTCGGCTTTACCGCCGACACCCCCCATCTGGCCGGCAAGGCGATCAAGGTGCCGACGCCCAGCCGCGCCCTGCCCGCCGATCAGGTCGCGCTGGCGCGTGGCTTTGCGGATTCGTCCGCGCTCAAGCTGCGGCATCATAACCCCAGGATTCACGCGTCCTCCGCGCCGGGCGAAGCGGTCGCGCGGGCGGTGTTCGACGCGGTCGAGCAGGCGCGGATCGAGGCGATCGGGTCGCGGGCGATGGAAGGCGTGCGCGCCAACCTCAACCATGCGCTGGACCTGCGGTTGAAGTCCGATGCCATCCGCCGGGCGCGGTCGGCCGATGAGGTGCCCTTGTCGACCGCGTTGGCGCTCAAGGTGCGCGAGCGGCTGACGGGCCAGGCGATCCCCAAGGATGTGGCGGCGGGCGTCGCCATGGTCGACCAGTGGATCGAGGACAAGGCGGGCAGCGATCTCGACGCGCTGGCGATGGCGATCGACGACCAGCGCGCGTTCCAGCGGCTGACCACGGCGATGCTGGAGCATCTGCAACTGATCGACGCCGACGTGCCGCCCGATACCGACGAACCCGAATCCCAGGATGAGGGCGAGGACGAGGAAGAGCAGCAGGACGAAGGCGACAGCGGCGAGGACGAGTCCGGCGACAGCGACATGAACGCCGAGGCGCGCGCCGAGGACCAGGGCGGCGACACCGAAGAGGGCGACACCGACTATAGCGACGAGTTCGACGCCGACAGCGATGAAGGCGCGGACGATATGGGCGAGGAAGGCATGATGCCGGTCCGGCCCAACCGGCCGATGTCCGACCTGCCGCCGGGCTTCGACTATAAAGCCTATACGCTGAAATATGACGAGGTCGTCAGTCCGGAAGAACTGTGCGACGAGGATGAACTGGTGCGGCTGCGCGGCTTCCTGGACCAGCAGCTCGTCAGTTTGCAGGGGGCGGTGACGAAGCTCGCCAACCGCTTGCAGCGGCGCTTGATGGCGCAGCAGTCGCGGTCGTGGGACTTCGATCAGGAAGAGGGGATGCTGGACGCGGCGCGGCTGGCGCGGATCGTGATCGATCCCACCCATTCGCTGTCCTACAAGATCGAGCGGGATACCGAGTTTCGCGACACGGTGGTCACGCTGCTGATCGACAATAGCGGATCGATGCGCGGACGGCCGATCAGCATCGCGGCGATCAGCGCCGACATCATGGCGCGCACGCTGGAGCGGTGCGGGGTCAAGACCGAGATATTGGGCTTTACCACGCGCGCATGGAAGGGCGGGCAGAGCCGCGAGGAATGGCTGGCCGCCGGGCGGCCGCCGATGCCGGGCCGGCTCAATGACCTGCGCCACATCGTCTACAAGAAAGCGGACGATCCGTGGCGGCGGGCGCGCAAAAATCTGGGCCTGATGATGCGCGAAGGGCTGCTGAAGGAGAATATCGACGGCGAGGCGCTGCTGTGGGCGCATAGCCGCCTGATCGCGCGGCAGGAGGAACGCCGCATATTGATGGTGATTTCCGACGGCGCGCCGGTGGACGATTCGACGCTGTCGGTGAACAGCGGCACCTATCTGGAGCGGCATCTGCGCCAGGTGATCGACTGGATCGAGAACAAGTCGCCGGTGCAGCTGGTCGCGATCGGCATCGGCCATGACGTGACGCGCTATTACAGGCGGGCGGTGACGATCATGGATGCCGAGCAATTGGGCGGCACGATGGTCGAGCAGCTGGCCGGGTTGTTCGACGAGGATTGA
- a CDS encoding Dps family protein: MTAPDLKTPTDLKSNATKSVADALNGALADSYALYLKTKNFHWHVSGPHFRDYHLMFDEQATEILGTTDLIAERVRKTGNTSLRSIGDISRHQTIKDNDAEFVSPADMLKELRDDNLSLVETFRAVKAAATEAGDNATEGIVDDWTDQAEQRAWFLFEAARGA; encoded by the coding sequence ATGACCGCCCCCGATCTCAAGACCCCGACCGACCTCAAGAGCAACGCGACCAAGTCCGTGGCCGACGCGCTCAACGGCGCATTGGCGGACAGCTATGCCCTGTATCTGAAGACCAAGAATTTCCATTGGCATGTGTCAGGCCCGCATTTTCGCGACTACCACCTGATGTTCGATGAACAGGCGACCGAAATCCTCGGCACCACCGACCTCATCGCCGAACGCGTACGCAAGACCGGCAACACCAGCCTCCGCTCGATCGGCGACATTTCTCGTCATCAAACGATCAAGGACAATGACGCGGAATTCGTCAGCCCCGCCGACATGCTCAAGGAACTGCGCGACGACAATCTGTCGCTGGTCGAAACCTTCCGCGCGGTAAAGGCCGCCGCGACTGAGGCAGGCGATAACGCCACTGAAGGCATCGTCGACGACTGGACCGACCAAGCCGAACAGCGCGCCTGGTTCCTGTTCGAGGCCGCGCGCGGGGCGTAA
- a CDS encoding TMEM165/GDT1 family protein, translating to MDALLLALLGCLLGEIGDKGQWLVLALATRYDRNGAIIAGIILAAIANAAISAFAGAWIGPMLGADARLLFMALSVLFLGAGLFWPVSAPDPLAGWPTGAFLTTTLGLLILGFGDGPQFLVLGIATRTADPLLAGVGGAIGVIAALVPVVLLRGRILSVLPLRAIRWIGGALLLLSGAIMALSATSLL from the coding sequence GTGGACGCCCTGCTCCTCGCCCTGCTCGGCTGCCTGCTGGGCGAGATCGGCGACAAGGGCCAATGGCTCGTCCTGGCGCTCGCGACCCGCTATGATCGCAATGGCGCGATCATCGCCGGGATCATCCTGGCCGCCATCGCCAATGCTGCCATCTCGGCTTTTGCCGGGGCATGGATCGGGCCGATGCTGGGGGCGGACGCCCGGCTGCTCTTCATGGCGCTCTCTGTCCTCTTCCTTGGCGCAGGCCTGTTCTGGCCCGTCTCCGCGCCCGATCCGCTGGCGGGATGGCCGACGGGCGCCTTTCTGACCACTACCCTGGGCCTGCTCATCCTGGGCTTTGGCGACGGTCCGCAATTTCTGGTGCTGGGTATTGCGACCCGCACCGCCGATCCGTTGCTAGCAGGCGTGGGCGGCGCGATCGGCGTCATCGCGGCGCTCGTGCCCGTCGTGCTGCTGCGCGGCCGCATCCTGTCGGTGCTGCCGCTACGGGCGATCCGCTGGATCGGCGGCGCGCTCTTGCTGCTCAGCGGCGCGATCATGGCGCTGTCCGCGACCAGCCTGCTCTGA
- the rpmG gene encoding 50S ribosomal protein L33: MAKPATVKIRLVSTADTGFFYVTKKNPRTKTEKFSFNKYDPVVRKHVEFKEAKIK; this comes from the coding sequence ATGGCCAAGCCGGCAACCGTCAAGATCCGTCTCGTCAGCACGGCTGACACGGGTTTCTTCTACGTCACGAAGAAGAACCCGCGTACCAAGACCGAGAAGTTCAGCTTCAACAAGTATGACCCGGTCGTGCGCAAGCATGTCGAGTTCAAGGAAGCCAAGATCAAGTAA